Proteins from one Triticum aestivum cultivar Chinese Spring chromosome 7A, IWGSC CS RefSeq v2.1, whole genome shotgun sequence genomic window:
- the LOC123151627 gene encoding uncharacterized protein, with protein MEALPDDIVVEILVRVTGVAALFRCAATCNRWRRLIADTSFLFRLWPEGVPHSSFLLGFLVTQLSREERPARIISAPAPSFALAPWSPLGDRYRFLGHYIHGLLKDGRLHTVPLTARRGLLLNHIVELVYPNNMTTEGSFSLALCDPLAGVGRELPPLKYNGKFTMVGYTILTDLDCCSDKRRWPIYEVSFKVLIISVDEGQPGYNLHVFMPAEWSWSTPRQFFGTLEHGVHVAPQQANAVVCQGAAHWLFRRTSSFYTLSVCAKTAHMSLTRLPITPYQIDLNLYSEPMLSVTNDGMLSLLRLYRKFTMLEIWTCQGDYKSEDDNVDRWYRTKMIKLKRPTQIKIDLVRCVCIGEMSGKLLVNDNQGCVYIADLQTGAMETVTEWFRSSVQSAIPFEMDWPAYFMSQLAGGRIKRTKLGGAIQKIAKSFWGLVVVSVIFGLIAMRWAWA; from the coding sequence ATGGAGGCGCTGCCGGACGACATCGTTGTGGAGATCCTGGTGCGCGTGACGGGCGTTGCCGCCCTCTTCCGCTGCGCCGCGACGTGCAATCGGTGGCGCCGCCTCATCGCCGACACCTCTTTCCTCTTCCGCCTCTGGCCAGAGGGCGTGCCCCACTCGTCCTTCCTCCTCGGCTTCCTCGTCACACAACTGTCCCGTGAAGAACGACCAGCCAGAATCATCTCTGCGCCCGCGCCGTCGTTCGCCCTGGCGCCATGGTCGCCCCTCGGAGACCGCTACCGCTTCCTCGGGCATTACATCCACGGCCTCCTCAAGGATGGTCGCTTGCACACGGTGCCGCTCACCGCGCGTCGCGGCCTTCTTCTCAATCACATCGTCGAACTCGTCTACCCCAACAATATGACGACCGAGGGAAGCTTCAGTCTGGCATTGTGCGATCCGCTCGCGGGCGTAGGTCGCGAGCTCCCCCCGCTGAAGTACAATGGAAAATTCACGATGGTAGGGTATACCATCCTAACCGATCTGGATTGCTGCTCCGACAAACGGCGATGGCCAATCTACGAGGTCTCCTTCAAAGTGCTAATCATCAGTGTCGACGAAGGTCAGCCAGGGTACAATCTCCATGTGTTCATGCCCGCTGAGTGGAGCTGGAGCACGCCTAGACAGTTCTTTGGCACTCTGGAGCACGGCGTGCATGTGGCGCCCCAGCAGGCCAACGCCGTCGTGTGCCAAGGCGCGGCACACTGGCTTTTCAGGCGGACGTCAAGCTTTTACACGCTCAGTGTGTGCGCTAAGACTGCCCACATGTCCTTAACAAGGCTCCCAATCACGCCGTACCAAATCGACCTCAACTTGTATAGTGAACCAATGCTTAGTGTCACCAATGACGGGATGCTATCGTTACTTCGTTTGTATAGGAAATTCACCATGCTGGAGATCTGGACATGTCAAGGTGACTATAAAAGTGAGGATGACAACGTGGACCGCTGGTACCGCACAAAGATGATCAAGCTAAAACGACCCACGCAGATTAAGATCGACCTTGTGCGATGCGTGTGTATCGGAGAGATGAGTGGCAAACTGCTGGTCAATGACAATCAAGGTTGTGTGTACATTGCAGACCTCCAAACTGGTGCAATGGAGACGGTCACCGAGTGGTTTCGCAGCAGTGTCCAGAGTGCTATACCCTTTGAGATGGATTGGCCTGCCTACTTCATGTCTCAGTTGGCTGGTGGCAGGATCAAGCGGACTAAATTGGGAGGAGCTATACAGAAAATTGCGAAATCTTTCTGGGGACTAGTAGTTGTGTCAGTAATCTTTGGACTAATTGCTATGAGGTGGGCTTGGGCCTAG